A single region of the Chloroflexota bacterium genome encodes:
- a CDS encoding diguanylate cyclase, whose translation MVRIPTADQANSRRSPALLALVFGVFLFIIGVTATGQSILVSSHLTTQSLAAVVGDDASLVRILVNSTLVPADLDPATLTSARAAVLQSELAVVVSRGNLLRLDVRTPGGALLFASDAFAASATSSADFATAAAGSTAASIEPATDPRFGTSQILTESLPITSGGTVQAVLTVTRDAEPVLARIGAARQEIVLLTLSAAVVVAVILYLIFRSAHRRLQRQTVALVEAARRDPLTGRLNHGALVGSLASSVEAARAEGGAVEVGLIDIDNFRLLNDTHGHGAGDAALLELSRILSDCAPEGSIVGRYGPDEYLVISKPGVVAALRPAFDQLRSTLTEVSMRYGDSEQLPLTISAGICSFPLDADSVTGLLSIAAMTLGEAKGSGGDAIRVAEAAGATRAFTKSFDILQGLVIAIDTKDRYTKRHSEDVARYADFLADRLGLGAELRQAIHVAGLLHDVGKIGIPDQILRKPAKLTAEEQGAVQQHVALGHMIVRDLPHLELVKAGIRFHHERWDGRGYLDRLEGEQIPLIARLLAVADAFSAMTTTRPYRKGIPVDEALVRLEDSVGTQLDEELVRAFVLGIRTAEDPPLPDMDVWRARIWTPNDRVA comes from the coding sequence ATGGTCCGGATCCCGACGGCCGACCAGGCGAACTCGAGGCGCTCACCCGCGTTGCTGGCGCTCGTGTTCGGCGTGTTCCTCTTCATCATCGGCGTCACGGCGACCGGACAGTCCATCCTCGTGTCGTCACACCTGACCACCCAATCGCTCGCGGCGGTCGTCGGCGACGACGCCTCCCTCGTTCGGATCCTCGTCAACAGCACGCTCGTGCCGGCGGATCTCGATCCGGCGACCCTCACGTCCGCGCGCGCCGCCGTGCTCCAGTCGGAGCTGGCGGTGGTCGTGAGTCGGGGGAACCTCCTGCGGCTCGATGTGCGCACGCCAGGCGGTGCGCTCCTGTTCGCGAGCGATGCCTTCGCCGCCTCCGCGACGTCCTCGGCCGACTTCGCGACGGCAGCGGCAGGATCGACCGCCGCGAGCATCGAGCCAGCGACCGATCCGCGGTTCGGTACGTCCCAGATCCTCACGGAATCGCTGCCGATCACCTCCGGCGGGACGGTCCAGGCCGTCCTCACGGTCACCCGCGACGCGGAGCCGGTGCTCGCGAGGATCGGCGCGGCTCGGCAGGAGATCGTCCTCCTCACCCTGTCAGCCGCCGTGGTCGTGGCCGTCATCCTGTACCTGATCTTCCGATCCGCGCACCGTCGACTGCAGCGTCAGACCGTCGCCCTCGTCGAGGCTGCCCGCCGCGACCCTCTCACCGGCCGGCTCAACCATGGCGCCCTCGTCGGCTCGCTCGCCAGCAGCGTCGAGGCCGCTCGGGCGGAGGGAGGAGCGGTCGAAGTCGGGCTCATCGATATCGACAACTTCCGCCTTCTCAACGACACGCACGGGCATGGCGCAGGCGACGCCGCCCTCCTCGAGTTGAGCCGGATCCTCAGCGACTGCGCCCCGGAGGGCTCGATCGTCGGCCGCTATGGACCGGACGAGTACCTCGTGATCTCGAAGCCCGGCGTCGTGGCCGCACTGCGGCCGGCGTTCGATCAGCTCCGATCGACACTGACCGAGGTGAGCATGCGATACGGCGACTCCGAGCAGCTGCCACTGACCATCAGCGCCGGGATCTGTTCGTTCCCGCTCGACGCCGACTCGGTGACGGGCCTCCTCTCGATCGCCGCCATGACCCTCGGCGAGGCGAAGGGCAGCGGCGGGGATGCAATCCGGGTCGCCGAGGCGGCCGGGGCGACGCGCGCCTTCACCAAGAGCTTCGACATCCTCCAGGGGCTCGTGATCGCGATCGACACGAAGGATCGGTACACGAAGCGCCACTCCGAGGACGTGGCGCGCTACGCTGACTTCCTCGCCGACCGACTCGGGCTGGGAGCGGAGCTCCGCCAGGCGATCCATGTCGCTGGGCTGCTCCACGATGTCGGCAAGATCGGCATCCCGGACCAGATCCTGCGCAAGCCTGCAAAGCTCACCGCCGAGGAGCAGGGCGCCGTCCAGCAGCACGTCGCCCTCGGCCACATGATCGTGCGCGACCTGCCCCACCTCGAGCTCGTCAAGGCAGGGATCCGGTTCCATCATGAGCGCTGGGACGGCCGGGGCTATCTCGATCGGCTCGAGGGCGAACAGATCCCGCTGATCGCGCGGCTCCTGGCCGTCGCCGACGCCTTCTCGGCGATGACGACCACCCGCCCCTATCGCAAGGGGATACCGGTCGACGAAGCACTGGTCCGCCTCGAGGACAGCGTCGGCACGCAACTCGATGAGGAGCTCGTTCGGGCGTTCGTGTTGGGGATCCGGACCGCGGAGGATCCTCCGCTGCCGGACATGGACGTCTGGCGCGCCCGGATCTGGACGCCGAATGACCGGGTCGCCTGA
- a CDS encoding cadherin-like domain-containing protein, whose product MPGPLLAPRTASFRTPEDTELAASASELLGNVSSVAAGAHVTLTSDVGHGLLLLAPDGSFTYRPDQGYVGPDSFRYVLTLGEQTSAAAEVTIDIYLVDAPPAGPAGGFTIGSISRGGPGSPDVTFGSLGPLSFSFVWLIPSLVVSVPGLLLIVLIGAQMMVGAAWLPIVRRNLGDFGFGSRRAT is encoded by the coding sequence ATGCCCGGACCGCTCCTCGCCCCTCGAACGGCGAGCTTTCGAACTCCCGAAGACACCGAATTGGCGGCCAGCGCCTCCGAGCTCCTTGGCAACGTCTCCTCGGTTGCGGCCGGCGCGCACGTGACGCTGACTTCGGACGTCGGCCATGGACTGCTCCTGCTCGCGCCCGACGGTTCGTTCACGTACCGGCCCGACCAGGGCTACGTCGGGCCGGATTCCTTCCGATACGTGCTGACCCTCGGGGAGCAGACAAGCGCGGCGGCTGAGGTCACGATCGACATCTATCTCGTCGACGCGCCCCCTGCCGGTCCCGCGGGGGGGTTCACGATCGGCTCGATTTCCCGAGGAGGGCCGGGGTCACCGGACGTCACCTTCGGCTCGCTCGGACCGCTCTCGTTCTCCTTCGTGTGGCTCATCCCGAGCCTCGTCGTCTCGGTCCCCGGGCTCCTCCTCATCGTGCTGATCGGAGCACAGATGATGGTCGGCGCCGCATGGCTCCCGATCGTCCGGCGAAACCTCGGTGACTTCGGGTTCGGCTCCCGCCGAGCGACATAG
- a CDS encoding DNA topoisomerase IB, producing MGRRSSPPGTYPAAAGEHLRYSSDSDAGIVRRRVGRGFRYWQHDEPVRDPSVLARIRGLAIPPAWRDVWICPDPRGHLQAVGRDARGRKQSRYHTAWRRGRDEMKFSRLAAFGRALPRIRRRVEADLVRPGLSKDKVLATVVRLLETTALRVGNEAYARSNGSFGLTTLRNRHVTLTSGALRFRFRGKGGKVHEVGVRDRRLAGIVARCEALPGQELFQYMDEAGDPRPIESADVNAYLRAAAGIEVTAKDFRTWIGTLVAFDELRRRPGQAAERPRSALARSVGVVAGVLGNTPAVSRQSYVAPVVVEAYLDGSLPQGRRRRVDAAGGGPGAFGRSEELALVRLLEGAASRAGTAS from the coding sequence ATGGGACGTCGGTCTTCTCCTCCTGGGACGTACCCGGCGGCTGCCGGCGAACACCTGCGGTACTCGAGCGACAGTGACGCGGGGATCGTCCGTCGCCGGGTCGGCCGCGGATTCCGGTACTGGCAGCACGACGAACCTGTCCGGGACCCCTCGGTCCTGGCGAGGATCCGTGGTCTGGCCATACCGCCAGCCTGGCGCGATGTGTGGATCTGCCCTGACCCGCGCGGCCACCTGCAGGCCGTCGGGCGCGATGCTCGAGGACGAAAGCAGTCGCGCTACCACACCGCATGGCGGCGGGGGCGGGACGAGATGAAGTTCAGTCGTCTTGCCGCTTTCGGCCGCGCGTTGCCACGGATCCGGCGCCGTGTGGAGGCCGATCTCGTGCGCCCCGGCCTCTCGAAGGACAAGGTCCTGGCCACCGTCGTGCGGCTCCTCGAGACGACGGCGCTGCGAGTCGGCAATGAGGCGTATGCCCGCTCGAATGGATCGTTCGGCCTCACCACGCTGCGGAATCGGCACGTGACGCTGACCAGCGGAGCGCTTCGCTTCCGCTTCCGGGGCAAGGGTGGGAAGGTCCACGAAGTGGGGGTGCGCGACAGGCGCCTGGCGGGCATCGTGGCGCGGTGCGAGGCGTTGCCCGGGCAGGAGCTCTTCCAGTACATGGACGAAGCGGGCGATCCTCGGCCGATCGAGTCGGCCGACGTGAATGCCTACCTGCGAGCGGCCGCCGGCATCGAAGTCACGGCCAAGGACTTCCGCACGTGGATCGGCACCCTCGTGGCGTTCGACGAACTGCGGCGGCGACCCGGTCAGGCCGCCGAGCGACCGCGCTCGGCGCTCGCGCGATCCGTGGGAGTCGTGGCGGGGGTCCTCGGCAACACCCCGGCGGTCAGTCGCCAGAGCTATGTCGCCCCGGTCGTCGTCGAGGCCTACCTGGACGGCTCACTGCCGCAGGGTCGCCGGCGGCGGGTGGATGCCGCTGGGGGCGGGCCCGGCGCGTTCGGGCGATCCGAGGAGCTGGCTCTCGTTCGCCTTCTCGAGGGGGCGGCCTCGAGGGCGGGGACTGCCTCCTGA
- a CDS encoding acetate uptake transporter: MAQAQTLPGAGTAPVAAIREANPAPLGLAGFALTTFVLSMTNAGLIGGSSVEVVLALALAYGGLAQLLAGMWEFRSGNTFGATAFSSYGAFWLSYAAFVWFFAGSLKSADASGAIGTYLLAWGIFTFYMWIATLKHARPVMLVFLLLWITFLFLAIGAYQGSDSITKIGGYLGLLTAIAAWYASAQIIINQAFGRTVLPG; encoded by the coding sequence GTGGCGCAAGCGCAGACGTTACCGGGGGCCGGCACCGCCCCGGTCGCCGCCATAAGGGAGGCGAATCCGGCACCGCTCGGTCTGGCCGGATTCGCCCTCACCACGTTCGTCCTGTCGATGACGAACGCCGGTCTCATCGGTGGCAGCTCGGTCGAGGTCGTGCTCGCTCTCGCACTCGCCTACGGCGGCCTCGCACAGCTGCTGGCGGGCATGTGGGAGTTCAGGAGCGGCAATACGTTCGGCGCGACCGCCTTCAGCTCGTACGGAGCCTTCTGGTTGAGCTATGCCGCCTTCGTCTGGTTCTTCGCCGGGAGCCTGAAGTCGGCTGACGCGTCAGGCGCGATCGGCACCTACCTGCTCGCCTGGGGCATCTTCACCTTCTACATGTGGATCGCGACCCTGAAGCACGCCCGTCCGGTGATGCTCGTGTTCCTGCTCCTGTGGATCACCTTCCTGTTCCTGGCTATCGGGGCCTATCAGGGCAGTGACTCGATCACCAAGATCGGCGGCTATCTGGGCCTCCTCACCGCGATCGCGGCCTGGTACGCCTCCGCGCAGATCATCATCAACCAGGCGTTCGGACGGACCGTCCTGCCCGGCTGA
- the acs gene encoding acetate--CoA ligase: MSVQPNPEIEALLTERREFPPPAEFAARANATPELYALAERDYEAFWAQMARERLTWSRDFERTLEWELPYAKWFLGGTLNASYNCVDRHVERGLGTKVAYHWEGEPGDARTLTYADLLREVSKCANALLEMGVKTGDRVGIYMGMVPELPIAMLACSRIGAAHVVVFGGYSADAVMGRMIDAEAVAIITCDGAWRGGKVLDLKGPVDEACAGAATIKNVLVVKRTGHEIPWTEGRDHWWHETVERQSEQCEPVQVDSEHLLYLLHTSGTTAKPKGVMHTTGGYLTGIATTHHFIFDIKPEDVYWCAADVGWVTGHSYIVYGPLVNGATSVMYEGAPQYPTPDRWWSMIARYKVNILYCAPTAIRAFMKQGEEWPAKHDLSSLRLIGTVGEPINPEAWLWYHRNIGGGRCPVVDTWWQTETGMILISALPGLTTLRPGSATRPFPGIGAKVVDADGTEVSNGKGGGYLVLTRPWPAMLRGIYKDPERYFNTYWARFPGVYFAGDGCKVDEDGYFWLLGRVDDVMKIAGHRISTTEVESALVDHPAVAEAAVCGRSDPITGEAIFAYVILKLSAQPSDALSAELREHVARKIGAIARPKQIMFTPELPKTRSGKIMRRLLRDIAEQRPLGDVTTLADSTIVETIRDKAQSSEAEQLV, translated from the coding sequence ATGTCCGTCCAGCCGAATCCCGAGATCGAGGCGCTCCTGACCGAGCGCCGCGAGTTCCCGCCGCCGGCCGAGTTCGCGGCCAGGGCCAATGCGACACCCGAGCTGTACGCCCTGGCCGAGCGCGACTACGAAGCCTTCTGGGCGCAAATGGCCCGCGAGCGGTTGACCTGGTCCCGGGACTTCGAGCGGACGCTGGAATGGGAGCTGCCCTACGCCAAGTGGTTCCTCGGCGGCACGCTCAACGCCTCGTACAACTGTGTCGACCGCCACGTCGAGCGCGGCCTGGGCACCAAGGTTGCCTACCACTGGGAGGGCGAGCCGGGCGACGCCCGGACCCTGACCTACGCCGACCTCCTGCGCGAGGTCAGCAAGTGCGCGAACGCGCTCCTCGAGATGGGCGTCAAGACCGGCGATCGAGTCGGCATCTACATGGGCATGGTCCCCGAACTGCCGATCGCGATGCTCGCCTGCTCGAGGATCGGCGCCGCCCACGTCGTCGTCTTCGGCGGCTACAGCGCGGACGCCGTCATGGGCCGCATGATCGACGCGGAAGCGGTCGCCATCATCACCTGCGACGGTGCCTGGCGAGGCGGCAAGGTGCTCGACCTCAAGGGCCCGGTCGACGAGGCCTGTGCCGGGGCGGCGACCATCAAGAACGTGCTCGTCGTCAAGCGGACCGGCCACGAGATCCCGTGGACCGAAGGCCGCGACCACTGGTGGCACGAGACGGTCGAGCGCCAGTCCGAGCAGTGCGAGCCGGTGCAGGTCGATTCGGAGCACCTGCTCTACCTGCTGCACACCTCGGGCACGACGGCCAAGCCCAAGGGCGTGATGCACACCACCGGCGGCTACCTGACCGGCATCGCCACGACCCACCATTTCATCTTCGACATCAAGCCCGAGGACGTGTACTGGTGCGCCGCCGACGTCGGCTGGGTCACCGGGCACAGCTACATCGTCTACGGCCCGCTCGTCAACGGCGCCACCTCCGTGATGTACGAGGGCGCGCCACAATACCCGACCCCCGATCGCTGGTGGTCGATGATCGCCAGGTACAAGGTCAACATCCTCTACTGCGCGCCGACCGCCATCCGGGCCTTCATGAAGCAGGGCGAGGAATGGCCGGCCAAGCACGATCTGAGTTCGCTGCGCCTGATCGGGACGGTCGGTGAGCCGATCAACCCCGAGGCGTGGCTCTGGTACCACCGGAACATCGGTGGCGGGCGCTGCCCGGTCGTCGACACCTGGTGGCAGACGGAGACCGGCATGATCCTCATCAGCGCCCTGCCGGGCCTCACCACGCTGCGCCCGGGCTCTGCCACCCGGCCGTTCCCCGGCATCGGCGCCAAGGTCGTGGACGCCGACGGCACGGAGGTCTCCAATGGCAAGGGCGGCGGCTACCTCGTCCTCACCCGGCCGTGGCCCGCCATGCTTCGCGGCATCTACAAGGATCCCGAGCGCTACTTCAACACCTACTGGGCCCGCTTCCCCGGCGTCTACTTCGCCGGCGACGGCTGCAAGGTGGACGAGGACGGCTACTTCTGGCTGCTCGGCCGAGTCGACGACGTGATGAAGATCGCGGGACACCGGATCAGCACGACCGAAGTCGAGTCCGCGCTCGTGGACCATCCGGCGGTGGCAGAGGCCGCCGTCTGCGGCCGCAGCGATCCGATTACGGGCGAGGCGATCTTCGCCTACGTCATCCTCAAGCTCTCAGCCCAGCCGTCGGATGCGCTGTCGGCCGAGCTGCGTGAACACGTGGCTCGCAAGATCGGGGCCATCGCCCGCCCGAAGCAGATCATGTTCACTCCCGAGCTTCCCAAGACCCGCTCCGGCAAGATCATGCGCCGGCTGCTGCGGGACATCGCCGAACAGCGTCCCCTGGGCGACGTGACGACGCTCGCGGACTCGACCATCGTCGAGACGATCCGTGACAAGGCCCAGTCAAGTGAGGCGGAACAGCTCGTCTGA
- a CDS encoding beta-propeller fold lactonase family protein: MLPASRPTRPASVPSSGTRRRDLRLWLAGIAVVVVALVIGRGVGIVGSPVAAPSAVASGAPDPSVPVTAGGAVLSPTESPGGPAVPSDAASGTASPPPVAAPIASPTASPTNVYAGTGVGMLSPVVAAFPPRVYVPDEASGTVSVIDPRTYRIVARYAVGASPEHITPDWDLRRLYVESTFSGRLAIIDPATGRLIGRRDVPPPYNLYFSLDGRWAIDVVDRSGVGGEFRRSAQLYFYDRRTWRLKKALIIPWAGADHLDFTADGRYAILSTEYSGFLVKVDVERMTVVTALFLGGSPTDVRLAPDGRVVYVANQGRNGVSIVDPATMRQVAFVPTGRGAHGLAISRDARSLYVTNRLAGTLSVIDFATRRVVSSWRIGGSPDMISVSPDGTRLWISNRFSGTVSVVDPRTGRVVRTIRTGGRPHGLMYYPQPGSLSLGHNGNNR, translated from the coding sequence ATGCTGCCGGCCTCTCGACCGACCCGCCCGGCCTCCGTTCCTTCCTCCGGAACCCGCCGTCGCGACCTCCGCCTTTGGCTCGCCGGGATCGCTGTCGTCGTCGTCGCCCTCGTCATCGGCCGCGGGGTCGGGATCGTCGGGAGCCCGGTCGCGGCGCCGTCCGCCGTCGCGTCGGGTGCCCCGGACCCCTCGGTCCCGGTGACGGCCGGAGGGGCCGTCCTGTCACCGACCGAGAGTCCCGGAGGCCCCGCCGTGCCCTCCGACGCGGCATCGGGTACGGCCTCTCCGCCGCCGGTCGCCGCGCCAATCGCGTCCCCGACGGCGTCCCCGACCAACGTCTACGCGGGCACCGGCGTTGGGATGCTCTCGCCCGTCGTGGCGGCGTTCCCGCCGCGGGTCTACGTCCCCGACGAGGCGAGCGGCACGGTCAGTGTCATCGACCCACGGACGTACCGGATCGTCGCCCGCTACGCCGTCGGCGCGTCGCCAGAGCACATCACCCCCGACTGGGATCTCCGCCGGCTCTACGTGGAGTCGACGTTCTCCGGCCGCCTCGCGATCATCGATCCGGCCACCGGCCGGCTCATCGGCCGTCGTGATGTGCCCCCGCCGTACAACCTGTACTTCAGCCTCGATGGACGATGGGCCATCGATGTCGTCGACCGGAGCGGAGTCGGCGGCGAGTTTCGACGATCGGCCCAGCTCTACTTCTACGACCGCCGAACGTGGCGGCTCAAGAAGGCACTGATCATTCCGTGGGCCGGTGCGGACCACCTCGACTTCACCGCCGACGGGCGGTACGCGATTCTCAGCACCGAGTACTCCGGCTTCCTCGTCAAGGTCGATGTCGAGCGGATGACGGTCGTGACCGCCCTCTTCCTCGGCGGCAGCCCGACGGACGTCCGGCTCGCCCCGGACGGTCGCGTCGTCTACGTCGCGAACCAGGGCCGCAACGGCGTGTCGATCGTCGACCCGGCGACGATGCGCCAGGTCGCTTTCGTCCCGACCGGCCGCGGTGCCCACGGCCTCGCGATCAGTCGCGATGCCCGCTCGCTGTATGTCACGAACCGTCTGGCAGGGACACTATCCGTCATCGACTTCGCGACGCGGCGGGTCGTCTCCAGCTGGCGGATCGGGGGTAGCCCGGACATGATCTCCGTCTCACCGGACGGGACGCGGCTGTGGATCTCGAATCGCTTCAGCGGGACGGTGTCCGTGGTCGATCCGCGAACGGGTCGGGTCGTGAGGACGATCCGGACCGGTGGTCGCCCGCACGGTCTCATGTACTACCCGCAGCCGGGCAGCCTGTCACTCGGGCACAACGGCAACAACCGCTGA